The Stigmatopora argus isolate UIUO_Sarg chromosome 16, RoL_Sarg_1.0, whole genome shotgun sequence genome has a window encoding:
- the akna gene encoding uncharacterized protein akna isoform X1: protein METVKNTKAGVLSWTPAPVCISPASSETSEEWDGGEEQDQDFYSQMDDNGIIGLIQERDDDTECIQVSPSPKSHTPEDVTTSGYEVQHMPPEEGVYSLNGHLEDVDGLSTFGDDVSTLNEQSHREDATNETKLSKEGQKTERFSEREKFFEMAPGKKDRAEGERGFRIEPAHHNKDESEIISERHFFQSSMVVEADGDCKPQCPSYQMSSRATAPMFSPLGHFTTDVAAAAPGLVGETVPDLVLTDSPPDSYSIFSCASSPERQRNQQLEEKAVSPQPIMVKEQSGVHHEYPQSGLKQPNTYSFMQRSQPGQDAALLNNTPKEDNTRRANQTRKCHPNHKVPDLSKVKPRVSFPKGDYQPPKSRWPSKNPPKSMSPEAPVVFKSPVDIVKDVLLNTTDGPHTPFDIYQKTLTGSPDANVPQEFRCQQETGILLDQLQEKHGLLLTKYAEAANTIDRLRLEPKVNLYSEQPKPAQVMPLQVQVEPSKFMQLDFPQAQKAQPSTLSPQPNEQTTAKRAAPSGLSLSASISKSAEWQGSQKVANYLYAKADKFLQKLQHFEDLLNNETPFHQVKSFAELGQVLRSLEKGYLSAKKKHKELQEQGAKHSQFDPNRELEEFIYQCGRHMDDLKEVVDRRARDADSASLCLQAPKISTSDDSHSESRHAPLLVHPVETPEKEVQIVHLSSSNSKKRCAEQAMDVKDGSTVCLTPTTHIMRKEVRKSYSSSQSSLAEISTSVKRSAKLQTGNGRVLSQDRGISPGTDSGFVGSEYSHHIWAGASCSFHQGASKCSVRPAEASPKKPQGSRSSSRSRDSPQPHRRTPIQPAEYFQQTIRRLCPGERKSKQWARSQTDSTRTDSESANTASEDAQSDQCEENLPCSSPNSSSSALRHHHGDTPKAARSSQVVTCNDPSRLLRSIRPNGESPLNNCHSVPNSTQGNCNDHRTSHPLSGSRKKWTIGGEAEQVVRRITRKRLTHRHQAQAETSTATEDDHFARRILVSRSTQTSIVVAESQTSHTSVHVQHTKQDCVCSVTDNVGRTSSGPSGSPRVSHPNLSCESEQRHVIKAETAGGNQEPPHFASCRSHYCRHCGHSDTKTAHEQDCRGTSSPMLSSGQPTVSLSKAPPQPAMCPTPLLLYLQPHMCTNNTSAPPDLISSKKEERSQHLPCVVPQRSLDDSLLAAREMKDTSEKMVRSLNTALRSLERLSKSRSGFHAD from the exons ATGGAGACGGTAAAGAACACCAAGGCAGGAGTTCTATCTTGGACTCCGGCTCCAGTCTGCATCTCACCCGCCAGCTCGGAAACATCTGAAGAGTGGGATGGAGGCGAAGAGCAAGATCAGGACTTTTATAGCCAGATGGATGACAATGGCATCATAGGATTGATTCAAGAACGTGATGACGATACGGAATGTATTCAAGTCTCCCCATCTCCCAAATCCCACACCCCAGAAGATGTTACTACAAGTGGCTACGAGGTGCAGCATATGCCTCCTGAGGAGGGCGTTTACTCCCTTAATGGACACCTGGAAGATGTTGATGGACTGTCAACCT TCGGCGATGACGTTAGTACTTTAAACGAACAAAGTCATCGTGAAGACGCCACAAACGAGACGAAGTTGTCAAAAGAAGGGCAGAAGACGGAGCGCTTCTCTGAAAGGGAGAAATTCTTTGAAATGGCTCCTGGCAAGAAAGACAGAGCAGAAGGTGAGCGGGGGTTCCGAATTGAACCAGCCCACCATAACAAAGATGAGTCGGAGATCATCAGCGAGCGGCACTTTTTTCAGTCCTCAATGGTAGTAGAAGCTGATGGCGACTGCAAACCTCAATGTCCATCATACCAGATGTCCTCTCGTGCCACCGCCCCCATGTTCTCGCCACTGGGCCACTTTACAACTGATGTAGCGGCAGCTGCTCCGGGGTTAGTTGGGGAAACTGTTCCAGATCTGGTTCTTACTGATAGTCCTCCAGACTCCTACAGCATCTTTAGCTGTGCTTCCAGTCCTGAGCGCCAACGAAACCAACAACTGGAGGAAAAGGCCGTCTCTCCTCAACCAATAATGGTTAAGGAGCAAAGTGGTGTTCATCATGAGTATCCGCAGTCTGGTCTTAAACAACCCAATACGTACTCATTTATGCAAAGGTCTCAGCCCGGCCAGGATGCTGCATTATTGAATAATACACCAAAGGAGGACAATACCAGAAGAGCGAATCAAACAAG AAAGTGCCATCCCAATCACAAGGTACCAGATTTATCCAAGGTAAAGCCTCGGGTCTCTTTCCCTAAAGGGGATTATCAACCGCCCAAGAGCAGATGGCCCTCCAAGAATCCTCCCAAGTCCATGTCCCCAGAGGCCCCCGTGGTCTTTAAATCTCCCGTTGACATTGTGAAAGACGTTCTGCTCAACACAACTGACGGACCTCACACGCCATTTGATATTTATCAAAAAACATTGACTGGCAGTCCTGACGCCAACGTGCCGCAAGAGTTCCGATGCCAGCAGGAGACTGGCATTCTGCTTGACCAACTTCAG GAGAAGCACGGATTACTGCTGACTAAATATGCCGAGGCGGCGAACACAATTGACCGCCTACGCTTGGAACCCAAG GTTAACCTCTACTCTGAACAACCAAAGCCTGCTCAAGTGATGCCATTGCAAGTGCAAGTCGAGCCGTCAAAGTTCATGCAACTGGACTTTCCCCAAGCTCAGAAAGCGCAGCCAAGCACACTTTCTCCACAGCCGAATGAACAAACAACGGCCAAAA GAGCTGCTCCCTCTGGACTAAGTCTGTCTGCGTCCATTTCAAAGAGCGCAGAGTGGCAAGGCAGTCAGAAGGTGGCCAATTACCTTTACGCAAAAGCGGACAAGTTCCTCCAGAAG CTCCAACATTTTGAGGACTTGCTGAACAATGAAACTCCTTTCCACCAGGTGAAG AGTTTTGCAGAACTTGGTCAAGTCCTGAGATCTTTAGAAAAGGGCTACCTGTCTGCCAAGAAGAAACACAAAGAACTTCAGGAGCAAGGGGCAAAGCACAGCCAATTTGACCCCAACCG AGAGCTAGAGGAGTTTATTTACCAGTGTGGGCGGCATATGGATGACCTCAAAGAGGTGGTGGATCGGAGAGCCCGTGATGCTGATTCCGCTTCTCTTTGCCTCCAGGCACCAAAAATCTCGACATCTGATGATTCTCACTCGGAG AGTCGACATGCACCTTTGCTGGTTCACCCAGTCGAAACACCCGAGAAGGAAGTCCAGATAGTTCATTTGAGTTCTTCCAACTCGAAGAAAAGATGCGCCGAACAAGCCATGGATGTTAAGGA TGGTTCCACTGTGTGCCTCACACCGACTACTCACATCATGCGGAAGGAGGTTCGGAAGTCCTACAGCAGCAGTCAAAGCAGCCTGGCAGAAATAAGTACATCGGTGAAGAGAAGTGCCAAACTTCAAACTGGGAATGGGAGAGTGCTTTCTCAG GACAGAGGTATTTCTCCAGGGACAGACAGTGGCTTTGTTGGTTCTGAGTACAGTCATCACATCTGGGCCGGCGCTTCTTGTTCCTTCCACCAGGGAGCATCAAAGTG TAGTGTGAGGCCTGCAGAAGCGAGCCCCAAGAAGCCCCAGGGAAGCCGAAGTTCATCCCGATCTCGTGACTCCCCGCAACCGCATAGGCGCACCCCAATCCAGCCCGCTGAATATTTTCAGCAAACCATAAGAAGATTATGTCCGGGGGAGCGCAAGTCAAAGCAGTGGGCGAGAAGTCAGACGGACTCGACAAGGACTGATAGTGAAAGCG CCAATACCGCGTCAGAAGACGCACAAAGTGACCAGTGTGAAGAAAACCTCCCCTGTTCCTCCCCAAACTCCTCTTCCTCTGCGCTGCGTCATCACCATGGCGACACTCCTAAAGCGGCGAGGTCCAGTCAAGTGGTGACTTGCAA TGATCCAAGCCGACTTCTACGGTCCATCAGGCCGAACGGGGAGAGTCCGTTGAACAACTGTCATTCTGTGCCGAATTCCACTCAAGGCAATTGTAATGACCACCGAACTTCACATCCTCTCAG TGGCAGCAGAAAGAAGTGGACAATTGGGGGCGAGGCTGAACAGGTGGTGAGACGCATCACCAGGAAAAGATTGACACACAGACATCAAGCACAAGCTGAAACGT CCACCGCAACAGAGGATGACCATTTTGCCCGTCGAATTCTAGTGTCAAGGTCCACTCAAACGTCCATTGTGGTCGCCGAAAGCCAGACTTCACATACAAGTGTGCACGTCCAGCACACGA aGCAGGATTGTGTCTGCAGCGTGACGGATAATGTTGGCAGGACAAGCAGCGGTCCTTCTGGTTCGCCGCGTGTGTCACATCCCAATTTGTCTTGTGAAAGTGAGCAACGTCACGTCATCAAGG CAGAAACAGCCGGTGGCAATCAAGAGCCCCCTCACTTTGCTTCCTGTCGTTCTCATTACTGCCGTCACTGTGGACATTCCGATACCAAGACAGCTCATGAGCAAG ACTGCAGAGGCACAAGCTCCCCCATGCTCTCCAGCGGCCAACCAACGGTGTCTTTGAGCAAAGCGCCCCCGCAGCCTGCCATGTGTCCTACACCATTGCT CCTCTATCTCCAACCTCACATGTGCACCAACAACACCAGCGCTCCTCCCGACCTCATTAGTAGCAAGAAAGAAGAGAGGTCGCAACACTTGCCCTGCGTTGTTCCGCAACGCTCTCTGGACGACTCCCTCCTCGCCGCGCGGGAAATGAAAGACACGTCGGAAAAAATGGTGCGCTCATTGAACACGGCCCTGCGCTCTCTTGAGCGGCTTTCCAAATCCCGTTCAGGTTTCCACGCCGACTGA
- the akna gene encoding uncharacterized protein akna isoform X5 — translation MVVEADGDCKPQCPSYQMSSRATAPMFSPLGHFTTDVAAAAPGLVGETVPDLVLTDSPPDSYSIFSCASSPERQRNQQLEEKAVSPQPIMVKEQSGVHHEYPQSGLKQPNTYSFMQRSQPGQDAALLNNTPKEDNTRRANQTRKCHPNHKVPDLSKVKPRVSFPKGDYQPPKSRWPSKNPPKSMSPEAPVVFKSPVDIVKDVLLNTTDGPHTPFDIYQKTLTGSPDANVPQEFRCQQETGILLDQLQEKHGLLLTKYAEAANTIDRLRLEPKVNLYSEQPKPAQVMPLQVQVEPSKFMQLDFPQAQKAQPSTLSPQPNEQTTAKRAAPSGLSLSASISKSAEWQGSQKVANYLYAKADKFLQKLQHFEDLLNNETPFHQVKSFAELGQVLRSLEKGYLSAKKKHKELQEQGAKHSQFDPNRELEEFIYQCGRHMDDLKEVVDRRARDADSASLCLQAPKISTSDDSHSESRHAPLLVHPVETPEKEVQIVHLSSSNSKKRCAEQAMDVKDGSTVCLTPTTHIMRKEVRKSYSSSQSSLAEISTSVKRSAKLQTGNGRVLSQDRGISPGTDSGFVGSEYSHHIWAGASCSFHQGASKCSVRPAEASPKKPQGSRSSSRSRDSPQPHRRTPIQPAEYFQQTIRRLCPGERKSKQWARSQTDSTRTDSESANTASEDAQSDQCEENLPCSSPNSSSSALRHHHGDTPKAARSSQVVTCNDPSRLLRSIRPNGESPLNNCHSVPNSTQGNCNDHRTSHPLSGSRKKWTIGGEAEQVVRRITRKRLTHRHQAQAETSTATEDDHFARRILVSRSTQTSIVVAESQTSHTSVHVQHTKQDCVCSVTDNVGRTSSGPSGSPRVSHPNLSCESEQRHVIKAETAGGNQEPPHFASCRSHYCRHCGHSDTKTAHEQDCRGTSSPMLSSGQPTVSLSKAPPQPAMCPTPLLLYLQPHMCTNNTSAPPDLISSKKEERSQHLPCVVPQRSLDDSLLAAREMKDTSEKMVRSLNTALRSLERLSKSRSGFHAD, via the exons ATGGTAGTAGAAGCTGATGGCGACTGCAAACCTCAATGTCCATCATACCAGATGTCCTCTCGTGCCACCGCCCCCATGTTCTCGCCACTGGGCCACTTTACAACTGATGTAGCGGCAGCTGCTCCGGGGTTAGTTGGGGAAACTGTTCCAGATCTGGTTCTTACTGATAGTCCTCCAGACTCCTACAGCATCTTTAGCTGTGCTTCCAGTCCTGAGCGCCAACGAAACCAACAACTGGAGGAAAAGGCCGTCTCTCCTCAACCAATAATGGTTAAGGAGCAAAGTGGTGTTCATCATGAGTATCCGCAGTCTGGTCTTAAACAACCCAATACGTACTCATTTATGCAAAGGTCTCAGCCCGGCCAGGATGCTGCATTATTGAATAATACACCAAAGGAGGACAATACCAGAAGAGCGAATCAAACAAG AAAGTGCCATCCCAATCACAAGGTACCAGATTTATCCAAGGTAAAGCCTCGGGTCTCTTTCCCTAAAGGGGATTATCAACCGCCCAAGAGCAGATGGCCCTCCAAGAATCCTCCCAAGTCCATGTCCCCAGAGGCCCCCGTGGTCTTTAAATCTCCCGTTGACATTGTGAAAGACGTTCTGCTCAACACAACTGACGGACCTCACACGCCATTTGATATTTATCAAAAAACATTGACTGGCAGTCCTGACGCCAACGTGCCGCAAGAGTTCCGATGCCAGCAGGAGACTGGCATTCTGCTTGACCAACTTCAG GAGAAGCACGGATTACTGCTGACTAAATATGCCGAGGCGGCGAACACAATTGACCGCCTACGCTTGGAACCCAAG GTTAACCTCTACTCTGAACAACCAAAGCCTGCTCAAGTGATGCCATTGCAAGTGCAAGTCGAGCCGTCAAAGTTCATGCAACTGGACTTTCCCCAAGCTCAGAAAGCGCAGCCAAGCACACTTTCTCCACAGCCGAATGAACAAACAACGGCCAAAA GAGCTGCTCCCTCTGGACTAAGTCTGTCTGCGTCCATTTCAAAGAGCGCAGAGTGGCAAGGCAGTCAGAAGGTGGCCAATTACCTTTACGCAAAAGCGGACAAGTTCCTCCAGAAG CTCCAACATTTTGAGGACTTGCTGAACAATGAAACTCCTTTCCACCAGGTGAAG AGTTTTGCAGAACTTGGTCAAGTCCTGAGATCTTTAGAAAAGGGCTACCTGTCTGCCAAGAAGAAACACAAAGAACTTCAGGAGCAAGGGGCAAAGCACAGCCAATTTGACCCCAACCG AGAGCTAGAGGAGTTTATTTACCAGTGTGGGCGGCATATGGATGACCTCAAAGAGGTGGTGGATCGGAGAGCCCGTGATGCTGATTCCGCTTCTCTTTGCCTCCAGGCACCAAAAATCTCGACATCTGATGATTCTCACTCGGAG AGTCGACATGCACCTTTGCTGGTTCACCCAGTCGAAACACCCGAGAAGGAAGTCCAGATAGTTCATTTGAGTTCTTCCAACTCGAAGAAAAGATGCGCCGAACAAGCCATGGATGTTAAGGA TGGTTCCACTGTGTGCCTCACACCGACTACTCACATCATGCGGAAGGAGGTTCGGAAGTCCTACAGCAGCAGTCAAAGCAGCCTGGCAGAAATAAGTACATCGGTGAAGAGAAGTGCCAAACTTCAAACTGGGAATGGGAGAGTGCTTTCTCAG GACAGAGGTATTTCTCCAGGGACAGACAGTGGCTTTGTTGGTTCTGAGTACAGTCATCACATCTGGGCCGGCGCTTCTTGTTCCTTCCACCAGGGAGCATCAAAGTG TAGTGTGAGGCCTGCAGAAGCGAGCCCCAAGAAGCCCCAGGGAAGCCGAAGTTCATCCCGATCTCGTGACTCCCCGCAACCGCATAGGCGCACCCCAATCCAGCCCGCTGAATATTTTCAGCAAACCATAAGAAGATTATGTCCGGGGGAGCGCAAGTCAAAGCAGTGGGCGAGAAGTCAGACGGACTCGACAAGGACTGATAGTGAAAGCG CCAATACCGCGTCAGAAGACGCACAAAGTGACCAGTGTGAAGAAAACCTCCCCTGTTCCTCCCCAAACTCCTCTTCCTCTGCGCTGCGTCATCACCATGGCGACACTCCTAAAGCGGCGAGGTCCAGTCAAGTGGTGACTTGCAA TGATCCAAGCCGACTTCTACGGTCCATCAGGCCGAACGGGGAGAGTCCGTTGAACAACTGTCATTCTGTGCCGAATTCCACTCAAGGCAATTGTAATGACCACCGAACTTCACATCCTCTCAG TGGCAGCAGAAAGAAGTGGACAATTGGGGGCGAGGCTGAACAGGTGGTGAGACGCATCACCAGGAAAAGATTGACACACAGACATCAAGCACAAGCTGAAACGT CCACCGCAACAGAGGATGACCATTTTGCCCGTCGAATTCTAGTGTCAAGGTCCACTCAAACGTCCATTGTGGTCGCCGAAAGCCAGACTTCACATACAAGTGTGCACGTCCAGCACACGA aGCAGGATTGTGTCTGCAGCGTGACGGATAATGTTGGCAGGACAAGCAGCGGTCCTTCTGGTTCGCCGCGTGTGTCACATCCCAATTTGTCTTGTGAAAGTGAGCAACGTCACGTCATCAAGG CAGAAACAGCCGGTGGCAATCAAGAGCCCCCTCACTTTGCTTCCTGTCGTTCTCATTACTGCCGTCACTGTGGACATTCCGATACCAAGACAGCTCATGAGCAAG ACTGCAGAGGCACAAGCTCCCCCATGCTCTCCAGCGGCCAACCAACGGTGTCTTTGAGCAAAGCGCCCCCGCAGCCTGCCATGTGTCCTACACCATTGCT CCTCTATCTCCAACCTCACATGTGCACCAACAACACCAGCGCTCCTCCCGACCTCATTAGTAGCAAGAAAGAAGAGAGGTCGCAACACTTGCCCTGCGTTGTTCCGCAACGCTCTCTGGACGACTCCCTCCTCGCCGCGCGGGAAATGAAAGACACGTCGGAAAAAATGGTGCGCTCATTGAACACGGCCCTGCGCTCTCTTGAGCGGCTTTCCAAATCCCGTTCAGGTTTCCACGCCGACTGA